A genomic segment from Bubalus bubalis isolate 160015118507 breed Murrah chromosome 5, NDDB_SH_1, whole genome shotgun sequence encodes:
- the LOC123465845 gene encoding keratin, ultra high-sulfur matrix protein-like produces MGCSGCSGGCGSSCCVPVCCCVPACSCSSCGKGGCGSCGGSKGGCGSCGGSKGGCGSCGGSKGGCGSGCGGCGSSCCVPVCCCKPVCCCVPACSCSSCGKGGCGSCGGSKGGCGSCGGSKGGCGSCGCSQSSCCVPVCCSQSSCCKPCCSQSSCCVPVYCCVPACSCSSCGKGGCGSCGGSKGGCGSCGCSQSSCCKPSCSQSSCCKPSCSQSSCCKPSCSQSSCCKPCCSQSSCCVPVCCSQSSCCKPCCSQSSCCVPVCCSQSSCCKPCCSQSSCCVPVCCQRKI; encoded by the coding sequence ATGGGCTGCTCTGGCTGTTCCGGAGGCTGCGGCTCCAGCTGCTGTGTGCCCGTGTGCTGCTGTGTGCCAGCCTGCTCCTGCTCCAGCTGTGGCAAAGGGGGCTGTGGCTCGTGTGGGGGCTCCAAGGGGGGCTGCGGCTCCTGTGGGGGCTCCAAGGGGGGCTGTGGCTCCTGTGGGGGCTCAAAGGGGGGCTGTGGCTCTGGCTGTGGGGGCTGTGGCTCCAGCTGCTGTGTGCCCGTCTGCTGCTGCAAGCCCGTGTGCTGCTGTGTGCCAGCCTGCTCCTGCTCCAGCTGTGGCAAAGGGGGCTGCGGCTCCTGTGGGGGCTCCAAGGGGGGCTGCGGCTCCTGTGGGGGCTCCAAGGGGGGCTGTGGCTCCTGTGGCTGCTCCCAGTCCAGCTGCTGTGTCCCCGTTTGCTGCTCCCAGTCGAGCTGCTGCAAACCCTGCTGCTCCCAGTCCAGCTGCTGTGTGCCCGTGTACTGCTGTGTGCCAGCCTGCTCCTGTTCCAGCTGTGGCAAAGGGGGCTGCGGCTCCTGTGGGGGCTCCAAGGGGGGCTGTGGCTCCTGTGGCTGCTCCCAGTCCAGCTGCTGCAAACCCAGCTGCTCCCAGTCCAGCTGCTGCAAACCCAGCTGCTCCCAGTCCAGCTGCTGCAAACCCAGCTGCTCCCAGTCGAGCTGCTGCAAACCCTGCTGCTCCCAGTCCAGCTGCTGTGTCCCTGTCTGCTGCTCCCAGTCCAGCTGCTGCAAACCCTGCTGCTCCCAGTCCAGCTGCTGTGTCCCGGTTTGCTGCTCCCAGTCCAGCTGCTGCAAACCCTGCTGCTCCCAGTCCAGCTGCTGTGTCCCCGTTTGCTGCCAGCGCAAGATCTGA